CCTGGTCTTCAGCATCAATACGATCAGTGCGGAGCTGTTGCGCAGTGGCAAGACACGTGAGTGTACTTCCCATTTCCCTTTCGATGGGATAAGAGACCTTTAATGAGGGTTGGCTTTAATGCTTTTTAGCGAGACACTTCTTGACACGAGCCCTGCTGGCCACCAGCAATGTGGACGATGCTTTTAGGGTGCTCAAGGACGCAGGTGTGGGAGCAGCCGATGCCTGCTCCATTAACTTTACCTTCTTGGCGTGAGTATCAAAGGGACTTTGGTCAACGGTCAACAGTCTGCAGTTTTCTTGTTCCTTGATTTTACAGCGATCCCCGCCAGATGTTCTATAATGTGGAGATGGCGCCTTCGCCAGACCGTAAGAATGAGTCGCTTTTGAACATCAAGGAGATACCCTTGGGCAATCATAACTACCATGTGAATCAGTGAGTACCAGAGATCTACCAGTAGTCATTAGCGCAGCTTGAGTAATTCTCGATTCGATCCTAGATTCGATCGCATACGCCAGGATCAGGCCAACGCTCTGATGGTCGACTCCAGCGTATCGCGAATGCAGGCGTTCGGCACCTACAAGCCGCCATCGAGCGAGCAGGATGTGCGCCATATGCTGGGCGATGTCTCTGGGGAAATGTATTGCGTGTGGCGCGAGAACGGCAGCTGTGATGAGGTGGTCAAAACCATTGCCGTTGGCATTTTCGATCTCACCGCTAGGACCATGTCGCTCTATTCGGACAATCCCAGTCAGACGGAGCCTCACTGCAGGTTGCCTCTGCTCTTCAAATAGCTTTAATGCACACCCCCCGCCTCCCCCCTTTGTTGGACGCAGATTTTACTCGTATGTTTAATAAACATAATCAAATGGCAGTTTGAGCTTGATCCAAAATTTTGTTGGGTCGTTAGCCAATCTAAAACCTCTCACTCTTCAAAATAAAACTGTGAAATTTGAGTGAGCCAAGATTTTAGTACAGAGGGGCATGTGCATGTGGATAATTTCCCCACACATCCTTTGTGTGGTGTGATTCCAGGTGCCCATCTACCTGGGGGCCATGGAGCCCCTGGTTAGCTGCAGCGAAGATGACAAAATGGGAATGTGCGGATCGTCGAGCTGGTCGACGCTGAGTTCTTCAAACGGATTGTCGAGTGGGTTGCGGGGCTGGATGGTGGGGAATTTCTgttgaataaataataatacgagTAGTACCTAAAACAAATCCTTAAAGTGTACCAATATCGTTGCCTAGATTCTTCGTTTATTTGGCTCGTGTGTTAGGCTCGTGTGTTAATGTCGTGTTATTGAATATGCTATGTTTTGTTTACCGAGAGTTTGATATGTATTACGTATCGTGTCCGAACAGGGGCAGTGCAGTGATCAAAATGCATAGCCAGGGCCCTTCTATGCTATGTCACTTGCATAGCTCGGCGAAGAAGCTCTCCAGGCCGCGCGCCTTCTCCCACTTGCCATCGATGAGTGCCTTCTGTTGAACCACCATCAGGGCGCGGATGCAGTCGACCATCAGGAGATCAAAGTCGTTGCAGAGGAGACTCACAATTTGGGCATAGCTAGCTGTGGCCGGGCTGGGGGGCCGGGTCACACAGCCTATGAGAATGCGTAGCAGCTGCTCCTTGTGGTCGGGCAGGCAGTCGGTGATCAGCAGTTTCAGTCGACGGATGTGGAAAAAGTCGGCGACGAAATTGACTCCGTCTAGTTTAGCCATCAACTCGGCAATTAACTCAATACGGTCGTCGGGGGTGAGATCCTCACCGCGCCCAGCTTGCCACTTTCTCTTGCGATGATGACCGTTCATTCTGATAGAACATTGGGATTCTCACTGATTCTGATTTTCAGACAATAAATACGTACGTATGTGCACTAATTGAAGAAAGTAATTCGAATTACTGTGCTATTTGTTAATTTTTCACTTCTTTTTGGATTGGTCTTCGGCAGAATCCACGCACGCGTTGCTTTTTTCAGGGAGGCTGCGAACCATACAGTTCGAAATTACTACTGAAAATACAGGCGAACTTAGGCGTTTTATTGTAACTTATTTCTAGCGTCACAATTTTTACACAGAACACTCACTGAACTGACTATTAATTGCCAGATTTGTTGACCATATCTGAACAAATGTTTGGCCTATTCCGATTGACAAAGCCGGCGAAAACGATATATTTTCTGTCCCCGCATTGGCAGCACTGGCTTTGTAAAGGTAACCTTTGCGGCTTCCTAGCTTCATTTTTTAGCACCAGGAGTTTCGTTACTTTTGTCGCTTTCTGTGTAGTTGGAATCAAACACATGTTCTTCAGGGAAAAAGAAAAGATCGCTGATGATGAACAGTGGTTAAGTTGAGTGGTTACTATTTGAATAAATACAATTTTATGGGCGGCTTgttattttcaaaataaagGCATGTAACCGCCGGATTTTATCAGACTATCGCACAAAAGTACCGATGTTCGCAGCTTCCTGTACATCGATAAGTAGAATCAAAAGTCGCGGATATATTTGATCTTACGTCCTGAGCCAACAGAAAAATAGTATCGACTCGGCCAAATCTGAGAAAAATATTCATGTTAATATGTTCGCCCAGCCAAAAAATATCAGACATATAAGTCGATATATATCAAAAAATTTATATATCAATACATATTTAACAACCATCCCTAGAATACTGAACTCTACCTGCGGTGACCGCTCTCAAATCATTTATTCCAATGGATTGGATCTAAATCCTTTTCgctcattcactttcaaacaatttctatttggcgcACACCACTTGCATCCAATCGATAGTATTGATGGTCGAATTGCTTTCTTCGAAACGGTTATTGGCTCTTTTTGCGCTCTCATTAAATCAGTTAAGGTTCTCTTTTTCGCTCTATTTGAATCGAGTATGAATCGGTAGCAACCGGTCCCAACCATtgaaaattcaaattcaagaGCTGAAGCTGCTTTAAAATGAACCAGTCTTGTGGGAAAATGATTCGTCAATCGGATTAAAGTTTCTGGGCAAGGCTGAGGGTTCTAGTTAGCTAGTAACACTAcccggaatatcaaaaacgagaaATATTTATGAGGGACCTATCGATAAGTCCACGTTCCGCCATTTTGACGCGTCCATCGCtactgcgcagctgcagcgccGACTGCAGGCTGCTTTTCCTATAAAAAGGCCGACAAGAGCTGTTTTctcatatatatatgtatgtatgtatatactttttTCCTAATACTGGCACTGTTTCTATTGACTAAACTGAATCTTCTTCAGATGtctttcaattaaaaatttattaaatttacaTGGGAGAAAAAAACATGAATTGCGAATGGCATGTTTTTtcgatgaacaaaaaaaaatgttctacCGATTTTTCGTTCAACATATTTTCACAAAAAGTTTCGGAGGTGCTGCGGAGGAGTTGCCTCCGTCGCAGATACGGTCGTGGCGGACGTCTATAATCAGGAGGTCTTTGTTTGTATATTGAGAAAATGCCTGTGTAATCCTTAAGCTAGAAAGTTGTACATTGCAAATCTCGTGGATGAAACAAACGGTTTATTCTTCTGCGTACATATTCataatttgtttgtttttcctgATTTCTGGAGGATTCGACTCATTCAACTTTAACAGTTGAGGCACGTCCACCGCGCCTTCATATAGAttttaaaaaatgtatttacgttttttttttactttaacTTATTCAACTTTGACAGCTCTTTGAGTTTGGTGGGGCAGCATTTCTGGTCAAAAGACCAGTCCAACGCCTTCCTCTTCGAGGAGGACGTGCGGCAGCTGGCCGTCGGCTGGACCCACAATGCGGCGCTGCTCCGCAACAACGAGATCCTCATGTGGGGCCGCAAGTGCTACGGACAGCTGGGCACGGGCTCGATCAGCGAGCAGCAGGCGGTGCCCCAGCCACTGAGCCTCCGACTGCCCGACGGCCAGACGCCTGCTCGCGTGCACATGGGGGCAGAGCACGGCCTGCTGCGGACTACAGCCGGCGAGATCTACACCTGGGGCTGGAACGAGCACGGAAACTGTGGCAACAACAGTACAGAGAATGTGTAAGAATCTCCCTTCTGCCAGTGGATTGGctttaaattcaattttcgATCAATTTCCAGATGCAGCCCTACACTCGTGGAAATCCCGGGACGCGTGAAGTTGGCCGGAGGTGGCTCGGGCTTCTGTTACGCCATTTCCGAGTCGtctgttaattaattttataataaatgttaaaaatgcTTAAAAATACTAAACGGAATATCGAAATTAAGGTATTTGATGTCGGATCATGAGCAAAATTGTACGAATAATCAAACCCAAGCAGTTGGCGCTCTTTCTTCCATCGATAGTTGAAGAAACATCGATGTATCGATAGTAACAATGAAGTTTTTCaaccttcagcagctttactTGAACTCCGCGGAATTTTCGTTGCAAATactatttgccatttttacaGTGAAAATAAAGTGCTTTGTTTTTCAAAAACATAATCTTTTCCACAGAAAAAAGAAGGTAAATATGGTAAATGgtagatttttatatattttattcgaaATGTGCGGCTTGCCAGGTAATTAGTGGATGAATTTGAGGGCGCTTATGGTTTTTGAAGCCAACAAGTGCAAATGGCGATGGAGAATCATCAAAGTGCAATGAAATATTCGAAATATTTGCGGCACCGGCCTCTACACACTCGTGTTCCATGATAGATGCCTCAGAGCAGAGAACTATCTCCCTTAAATAATTGGCAGCACTGAAAAAGTCGCCCAAAGTGAGACATCGCTTCTTCTGCGCAAAATGCAATGGATTGGATTGATATTTCTTCGATCCGCAGAAGTCGCACTTTAAGACTTCTGTGGCCATGTGTATGCCGGCATTTTTCGTTCACCAATACACAAAAAGATTAACCAGTGCTGCCAATAGTTCATCCACtgatacacacacgcacacacagcacTCAAGCCTCCTCGACCTCTGACTGGGCAGCACTGTCGTGGTAGGCGTCTGTGTCGGGCAGTAATTCCGAGAAACTTCAGCGTGTATTAGTAGACAACTCcgcataaataaaataaatttcccataaatcaattttttttgtgCAACCGATCGCCATAAACAAACGAACACACGACTGGGATCCGATTGCTTCCATTTCGCTCGAAGCAGTGAAGGTTCTCGTTCAGCGGTGTTTCTTTCCAATCAATAAACATTTTTATTTCTTTCTCGCACAAAAAGATGTCGGAGAATAGCTTCAACTCAAAGTATttggacgatgacgatgaggacGATGCGATTGCTGCCTCTGAGGGTGTGTACCAATGAATCCTCTAAACTAAATATAATCCACGCGTTTGTCTCGCGCTTTAGGCAAAGTTTCGAGCCAGGTGGCCAAGCGCATCTGGCAGCCAACCATCGATGATACTACCCCTGGGGTCTGGGAGCGGCCCGCTCTAGCGGTGAGCGGGACCGCCTCGGACTTTATACACGAAGTGATGCGCTCTCTCTACGGCGACAACAGCAAGGATCCGGAAAACGGCTCCGCCCAGTACTTCAAGGCGGCCGAGAATTATGCGCTGTTTGGCGCCAACTACATGGGCTTGGAGGAGGACAAGAACAAAAAACCGCCGCCGGGCTTCGACCAAAGCTCCAGTCAGATTGCGGCTGGATCGGCCGGAGTATCCGGCCAAAGCTACTCGGGGGTAAGTGGTGCTCTAGGCTTTCAATGAATTAGGAATCGATGATTCGTTGGCTAGAATATGCCCAATATGCCCTCCTTCTTAGCTGTTCTGAGGAAAACCCCAACTCTATCCGTATTTCAGGGACCCTCTTCATCCGGAATGGGCGGCATGGCAATGtcacagcagccgcagcacaaGGCCGTGAATCAGCCAGGACCTGCAGCGCTGcttccacagcagcagcagcatccgcgTCATCCTTCGCCAGCGACAGTGCCCAGGGTCATAGCCGAGGCAGCAGCtctggctggagctggggctggcaTCGACATTGGCCTGCACGCCCATGGACATCTGCCCAGTGCCACGGAAATGGCCATCGGACACATTTACCAGGAGCTCATGGGCATGAATTTCAATCAGGCCaatatacagcagcagcagcagcaacaccaccaccagcagcagcagcagcaccaccaccagcagcagcagcagcagcagcagcagcagcagcaccaccagcagcagcagcaggcggctctgaagcagcagcagcaggcggctctgaagcagcaggcggctctgaagcagcaggcggctctgaagcagcaggcggctctcctCTCCTACGGCCAAAAGGCCGTAACAGCAACTGGCATAGTCCCTGACCCACGCGACGTATGTTCTCAAAGCGGTGTTTCTTGCGTATCGTGCCCGTTTGCGTCGCCAGGTCCACTTCTGGGACAACTAGAGTACGGCCAGGACATTACACTCCACACCCACAGATTAGATGACATGGAGCGATCGAGTATTTGAactagttttaaaatattttgtttgtttgttttgtcgaGTTTGTTGTCGTCTCCTCTGGGCTGATGACCGACAGCATACCAAGGCGTACTCTTAAACAGTCTTCAAAGTTATTTAGTTCTACGACACACACATTGCGGTCCGCCTCAGCAGATGGatccctgtgcctgtgcccagAATGTCGCGGCTCCGCGCGTACTGGAGTCCGATTCCACACGAGGGCGAGGCATGAGTTCAATATCTTCTTGTTGCTGCAGAGCGCCTCCCGGCTGCTGGGTTTTTGCAATGATTAAAATGACCTTCATTCCCTGATGACAGACAGTCACTGGAAAACGTTTCTCCAGCATCACTGCCGTGGTCTGTTGTACCTCAACCGTCGACATCTTCTGTTGAAGTGTTCTCCGCTTCTGAATTTTAGTGTATAGTTTCTGAAGGGCTGGGCTGGACTGGAACACCTATATCATGTTAGGCCTTGTCAGCCGATCCGTGCCAACGTCTTTGAAATCGTTGAGCGGTGAGAGCGGTGCTGTGTGGCAGATCCGATTCGGACAGCCCCCCACATCCACACCACCCACATCATGCTGTGTGGAGTGCCCTGAGGCCTGCGTTTCATTGACAAGAAGCGACCAGAGTGTGGGACACGCCCGCAGATTCTGCAAGTGAAGATCAACTACAAAGGATTACTTACTTTGTCATTGCCATGAGAGGCGGAGGGAACAGCCACCGTTGTGTTGATGTGATGTTCCACCAGTTCCACGGGTTGTTTTATGGGCAGCGAGCCCAAGCAGATTGTGCGCTACAAGCGAGGATACCCTTTGGATAAAAAACACAGCCGCAACTGTGGCGGATCAGCTGAAATCGCTGCCAAACTGCAGCCAATGCGGTGGGATTCGTCAATTCGAGTATGTGGGAACGGGAGTTTAAAGTGTGACGGTGGTACTGTCCACCCGAAGTCGCTCCAGTCGTTTTCCGTACGAGTCCacgttaaaaaaaaaaaataaaaactgtttttttttttataataaatTCTTCTTAATTCAAACGTAAGAAAATGCCGCCttatttcgtttattttcAGTGTACGCTCAGCCCATATGTGCATGCATAAGTGAGCGAGTAGGTACGAACAAAGTAGAAAACAAAACGTAAAAAGTAcaagaaatttaaaatttgtttGTCGATTActtttttaaaaattttttcGATTTCAGCAGAGAAAATCAGctattttgtttccttttatCGATTTCAGCTGAGAAAATCAGAAATATAGCAAAATACCACTGGCGATAAATCCGATAGCAACTGCCTAGCATAATCAACTAGGGTGACCGGTTTACCATTTTCAACGGTAtataaaaatccaataaaagcaagtatttagaataggccagttaagtagaaaattgattcatcaatcgtttaaaactatgtgggcatggctaaatgttctatatagctagtaatattccacggaattttaaaaacgaggaatatgtaaaatagaacatgaattcgtcagtacatttacggtatatttttcaaatgagacggtatattttggtatatttctgagggtcggacggtatattttatcgaaaagtccgcggtcacaccgTACTCAACTCTAATTGCGTGCAtagcaaaaaagaaaacattaattgtttgtgtttttattcGCTTGAGCCAACGGGTGTGTTAGTTCTCGCTGATTAAAGTTAAACAACAATTAAAGTTAAAAGTGGAAAAGCAGTCAGATATCCAATTTCTAGCGAAAGTAAGTTGTTGTGCGCCCTCTCCGCGTTTTCTCCATTCccctctgtttctgttttctaGACCGAGCAACATGTTGCCAGACAAACCAAATTATGAGGCGAGAAAATGGACGTAATCATTTAAACAAAAGGCGTGCGTGTGGAATTCGCAATCCCAGGCATCAATACCCAACCAATTCGCAAACTGGCGGCTACCCGCTAGTCTGCCGCCCTCCCCACGCAAACACGCGCCCGCTCCCGCAGGCGCACAGACAGAACAAGCAGACGACAGACACCAGCCCCTGCACGAAACGTAAGTCCTgcagcagaaggagcagcagctgagGAAGTCCGCGCATTCCATGGTGGATCCTCACCCCTGGGGAAGCATCAAGGCCAATTTCCAGTCTCTTTCCATTCCGCTGGTACatgtattatttattttctgtGCATGGCACACAAAATACTTAAACTATTAatgcacatacacacacaccacGCACACAGCAGCAGTCCACCCCCCATTTCTGCTTTGGCGACACATTGAGACGCCTCCCCCATCCTCCGCCcacctctgctgctgctgctgtggggcTTGTGCAATGTGAGAGAGGCCTCCCAACAAATTAAGTTTGTTTCACTTTAATGTGGGTTTGCTTGCCATTGTTCCAATGGCGGACTGCTGGCTGCATCTGCCTCCCTGCTGGAGCATCATAGGGGGAAGCATTTTAGTATTGTCGTAGCATATACTCTTATAGAACCTCAGTCAGCAGTCACTAACCGAACCGCACACTAATCGTATCGGGTATGGCAGCGTATGACCCATTGTTTATCTAAAACGCCTCTTAAGACTTTCGCCCAGTTATCGATAAGATAAAAGGCAATTCCGAATTGAATCCAACTTTGAGCAAAAGCAAATTTGAGTAATTTCAGAAAAGTACATGAAAGACACTGGGGACAGCTCTCCTGGTCGCCAAGGACGCGTGCATCTTGACCTTGGTCCCAGCCGAGTGGTGGGTGCAGTGGTTCGTTTTATCATGGGTGCTTTTGCTCCATAAGCCCTAGGAAAGAAAGTAAACAGATCATGATCGATCCATAGACCATGAGCTGGCTGGCACACCCCCATCGTCATTCACGAGGAACAAATAGTGGCCGTAATTGACGCGCAAATATTGTGACTCCACCAGGCAGTGAAACAAGGCCACGCACGATCatcttctcttttttttccgTTGTTTATCCTCTGTGCACGGGCAGGGCAGGCCAGTCCCTCCATCTGCCCTTGATCAAGGCCTAATCTGTAATCTGTAACTGCCACTGACGTTTGGCAAACGTTTGGCATTGTTTATGTAACCACAAAATCTATATATACTTAAACTATATACTCGTATAGGCATTACATATAAACACTTGTATACTCGTAGAGAGGCTTCATTTCTCTCCATTGATTAGCTGTTTagatctctctctcactgtgtttctgtctctctttggCATCCAATTAGAGATGTGCGCGTGACTGCACGATCAttagagcagagcagagatgCTTACGATGCGTAATCGTAGGCTTTTTACGTATGTTCCAGCGCATATAACGGTCTAAGAAGGATTTTACTTTCGATCATTCATCCGTATGCGTGGTCCCGAAACTGAAAACCGAAACATATGCCATGAGAAATGCCTGGCGTTCCACAAGTTGCAATGAACAATGAATAATGGAAACCAATTTAATATACGGAAATGCGCAATACGGGCGAGTTACGGACCGGACACCGAACGACGTAGGGGAGGGGGTATGTGGGCAGAATGGAACTGAATTTGAGGATAAATTGTTGCAAATCGAATCAAAACTGAATATTCACTGAAAAAGTTCAgtaaaaataattgaatttcCATCGAAATAAATTGATGAAGAGGTTCTTCAGCGAAATCGAATTGTCAATAAAAGTGAATGaaaattgaattgaaattAAAGTTTAACAGAACATTTCAAGATAAAACTATGTTTACGTAAAGTTCCCCAAGTCGAGACGGTATTAAAGATTAAGCTTAACGTAGGCCGTAGATGCAAAAGAGAGAGCGCCCAAAGGGCTTTGTTTCCAAAGCAGCAGGTCCTTGTTCCCTTTTCCCTGAGATTGCTACGACGCCAGCGAAGCTAACAAGCAACCGCTTCCGCTtccaaagaaagaaaaaaataataatttacaTGTCTTGTGCATGACGAGGGACATTTTGTACAAGATTTATTCTTCGACCATCGAAGCTTCTgaccaaaagaaacaaataaaacaatTTACATGTCGCGTGAAGCATCATATTGATGCTCGACTCGCCTGCCGACTACAGCTCTAGAGTATTTAAAATCTTCGGGCCAGAGACCCTTAGGAAGAGGGGAAAGGACCACGTCGGAAGACGTTTGATCTTGTGTGTTCCCTCGGCGTTTGCTTGCAGTCCTTCTCCGGGGTAGAAGGAGTCTTT
The Drosophila miranda strain MSH22 chromosome XL, D.miranda_PacBio2.1, whole genome shotgun sequence genome window above contains:
- the LOC108164948 gene encoding uncharacterized protein LOC108164948; the protein is MNGHHRKRKWQAGRGEDLTPDDRIELIAELMAKLDGVNFVADFFHIRRLKLLITDCLPDHKEQLLRILIGCVTRPPSPATASYAQIVSLLCNDFDLLMVDCIRALMVVQQKALIDGKWEKARGLESFFAELCK
- the LOC117186991 gene encoding secretion-regulating guanine nucleotide exchange factor-like, with protein sequence MPVSLSLVGQHFWSKDQSNAFLFEEDVRQLAVGWTHNAALLRNNEILMWGRKCYGQLGTGSISEQQAVPQPLSLRLPDGQTPARVHMGAEHGLLRTTAGEIYTWGWNEHGNCGNNSTENVCSPTLVEIPGRVKLAGGGSGFCYAISESSVN
- the LOC108162837 gene encoding uncharacterized protein LOC108162837, whose amino-acid sequence is MSENSFNSKYLDDDDEDDAIAASEGKVSSQVAKRIWQPTIDDTTPGVWERPALAVSGTASDFIHEVMRSLYGDNSKDPENGSAQYFKAAENYALFGANYMGLEEDKNKKPPPGFDQSSSQIAAGSAGVSGQSYSGGPSSSGMGGMAMSQQPQHKAVNQPGPAALLPQQQQHPRHPSPATVPRVIAEAAALAGAGAGIDIGLHAHGHLPSPLLGQLEYGQDITLHTHRLDDMERSSI